One window of Schistocerca cancellata isolate TAMUIC-IGC-003103 chromosome 9, iqSchCanc2.1, whole genome shotgun sequence genomic DNA carries:
- the LOC126100592 gene encoding uncharacterized protein LOC126100592, with protein sequence MRATRTTTAPLKSGCPVVEVNSSPLGSRVAVRSAADACCTGGWEAVSRDVREVPLWTDHAPWGRDAAKSGRQSPAAPVTETALRPVLLEVLAVVSQPRCRPNSGRPPELRLTSGGERMTPVSWNRLPESSTTKIEHLDMDHICTQIRTAS encoded by the coding sequence atgcgtgcAACGCGCACCACCACtgctccgctgaagtcaggatgccctgtggttgaggtgaactcgtcgccgctcggcagccgcgtcgccgtgaggtcagctgccgacgcctgctgcaccggcggctgggaggccgtcagtcgcgatgtccgcgaggtcccgttatggacggaccacgcgccgtggggccgggatGCCgcgaagtccgggcgtcagtccccggcggcgcctgtgaccgagaccgcgctgcggccggtcctgctggaagttctcgctgtagttagtcagccacggtGCCGACCTAACTCGGGTCGACCCCCAGAGCTGAGGTTGACATCTGGTGGTGAACGGATGACTCCTGtcagctggaacagacttccggaatcgtcgactacgaagattgaacatttggaCATGGACCACATCTGtactcagatccgaactgcttcctaa